One part of the Armatimonadota bacterium genome encodes these proteins:
- a CDS encoding uroporphyrinogen decarboxylase family protein, whose amino-acid sequence GVYREPNFPFADDALALISLAHYKEFVYPYHKRILDEFSDGTGVRIHLCGDATRHFKFLKDMFNVTSFDTGFPVDHGKLREELGTEVLIQGGPTVMLLKDGGEPEIAREVKRICESGVMNGGRFIMIAANNLAPCTPLEHIQALYEATKRYGMYM is encoded by the coding sequence GGGGGGTGTACCGCGAGCCCAACTTCCCCTTCGCCGATGATGCCCTGGCGCTGATCTCGCTGGCCCACTACAAGGAGTTCGTCTATCCCTATCACAAGCGCATACTCGACGAGTTCAGCGACGGCACCGGCGTGCGCATCCACCTTTGCGGCGATGCCACCAGGCATTTCAAGTTCCTCAAGGACATGTTCAACGTTACATCATTTGACACCGGGTTCCCCGTCGACCATGGGAAGCTGCGGGAGGAGCTCGGTACCGAGGTCCTGATTCAGGGCGGGCCGACCGTTATGCTGCTGAAGGACGGTGGCGAGCCGGAGATAGCGAGGGAGGTGAAGCGGATCTGCGAGTCGGGTGTCATGAATGGAGGCCGCTTCATCATGATCGCGGCCAACAACCTTGCGCCCTGCACCCCCCTCGAGCACATCCAGGCACTCTACGAAGCCACCAAGCGCTACGGCATGTACATGTAG
- a CDS encoding uroporphyrinogen decarboxylase family protein produces the protein MTSRERVTAALRHVEPDRTPVFEYVLLPPVGKQILGRPCCDYVCADPGWPSLVAELGWEHAVRRYAADRVELAVRLGHDLLYVVPAPPPCHPTAPPVVAQETDDPVERMRRRTCLAKEYWAPPNQDSFLVYQCLQEEMGRQDLDLPILAPAYAHGVWTDVDLMQALLLAPEIAHQHFGFATRSALALIEQYLRLGIAQIGVGGDFSGTRPLISPHAYRSFIVPEVRTLSRRIHAAGGWAVNASDGDLWPVIEDFLIGCEVDGYLEIDESAGMDMRRLKAAYGSRITFYGNMDCGSTLSFGTPDAIRQATRECLSAGLGDGGHVFCASNAITESVSLTNYLAMVNAYREFWGLAAFE, from the coding sequence ATGACTTCCCGCGAACGCGTTACCGCCGCTTTGCGCCACGTCGAGCCGGACCGAACGCCGGTATTCGAGTATGTACTGCTGCCGCCGGTCGGGAAGCAAATTCTCGGGCGGCCCTGCTGTGATTACGTGTGCGCGGATCCGGGCTGGCCATCGCTGGTGGCAGAGCTGGGGTGGGAGCACGCGGTGCGGCGCTACGCGGCCGATCGTGTGGAGCTGGCCGTGCGCCTCGGCCACGACTTGCTCTACGTCGTACCGGCACCGCCTCCCTGTCATCCGACCGCGCCCCCCGTTGTCGCGCAGGAAACAGATGACCCGGTGGAACGTATGCGCAGGCGCACCTGCCTCGCGAAAGAGTACTGGGCGCCGCCGAACCAGGATTCCTTTCTTGTCTACCAATGCCTGCAAGAGGAAATGGGCCGGCAGGACCTCGACCTGCCGATCCTCGCCCCGGCGTATGCTCACGGAGTATGGACCGATGTTGACCTCATGCAGGCGCTGCTCCTCGCGCCGGAGATTGCGCACCAGCACTTCGGGTTCGCCACCCGTTCCGCGTTGGCGCTGATCGAGCAGTATCTCCGGTTGGGAATCGCGCAAATCGGCGTGGGAGGGGACTTCTCCGGAACGCGCCCGCTGATCTCGCCGCACGCGTACCGCAGCTTCATCGTGCCAGAGGTGCGCACGCTCTCACGCCGCATCCATGCCGCCGGTGGCTGGGCGGTAAACGCCAGCGACGGCGACCTTTGGCCAGTCATCGAGGACTTCCTGATCGGCTGCGAGGTTGACGGGTATCTCGAGATTGATGAGAGCGCCGGGATGGATATGCGTCGGCTGAAGGCGGCTTACGGCAGCCGCATCACGTTCTACGGCAACATGGATTGCGGCAGTACTCTGAGCTTCGGGACCCCAGACGCAATCCGGCAGGCTACCAGGGAATGTCTCTCGGCCGGGCTGGGCGACGGCGGCCATGTTTTCTGCGCCAGTAACGCGATTACGGAGAGCGTCTCACTCACCAACTACCTGGCGATGGTGAACGCCTACCGGGAGTTTTGGGGCCTGGCGGCATTCGAGTAG